A genomic window from Desulfovibrio gilichinskyi includes:
- a CDS encoding F0F1 ATP synthase subunit gamma, with translation MASLKDVQNQIVSIKKTKQITKAMNMVASAKLRGAQSRIERFRPYADKFYEMLGDLAAGADSSVHPLLEVHEEIKTVGIMLVTSDRGLCGSFNANMIHSAMKLAAEKKAEGKTVKFYCIGKKGRAAVKKSEFEVVESYADQMNSFDFNLAITIGNKVIDAYLTEELDEVYLVYGKFVSVASQEPTRLKVLPMSSDVAAEEGESKTSSEYIYEPSVEGLLAELLPRFVKVQVYRGLLDTSTSEHAARMAAMDNASRACDDMTESLTLLYNKTRQAAITADLMDIVGGAEALKG, from the coding sequence ATGGCTTCTCTTAAGGATGTACAGAATCAAATAGTCAGTATTAAAAAGACTAAGCAGATTACCAAAGCGATGAACATGGTCGCGTCGGCTAAGTTGCGTGGCGCTCAGTCAAGAATTGAACGCTTCCGCCCTTATGCAGACAAGTTCTATGAAATGCTTGGTGACCTGGCAGCCGGAGCGGACTCAAGCGTCCATCCGCTGCTTGAAGTCCATGAAGAGATCAAGACTGTCGGCATTATGCTCGTCACTTCTGATCGCGGACTTTGCGGTAGTTTTAATGCTAATATGATACATTCGGCCATGAAATTGGCTGCAGAAAAGAAGGCTGAGGGTAAAACTGTTAAGTTTTACTGTATAGGTAAAAAGGGTCGCGCAGCAGTTAAAAAAAGTGAATTTGAAGTCGTTGAATCATACGCTGATCAAATGAACTCATTTGACTTTAACCTCGCGATTACTATCGGCAACAAAGTAATTGATGCCTACCTTACTGAAGAACTTGACGAAGTTTACCTAGTCTATGGAAAGTTTGTAAGTGTCGCTTCTCAGGAACCTACCAGACTTAAAGTTCTGCCTATGTCTTCGGACGTTGCAGCGGAAGAAGGTGAGTCTAAGACTTCCAGCGAATACATTTACGAACCTTCTGTCGAAGGTCTTCTCGCGGAGCTTCTGCCCCGTTTTGTGAAGGTTCAGGTTTATCGCGGACTACTCGATACATCCACTAGTGAACATGCTGCCCGCATGGCCGCTATGGATAACGCTTCCAGAGCTTGCGACGACATGACTGAATCACTGACCTTGCTTTACAACAAAACTAGGCAGGCCGCTATTACCGCGGATCTTATGGACATTGTCGGCGGCGCAGAAGCGCTGAAAGGATAA